A window from Hoeflea sp. IMCC20628 encodes these proteins:
- a CDS encoding alpha-galactosidase, which produces MSSADMPGFAVTQVYRLDGRDRTAAFASFDNGVPCLVHFGAALPERDDIASLAIATIPNVGAGQIDPFQPLTLCPLAITGWQGHPGMILQNADGRDYLANPKLVSTEADGSHGVRFTLADRGKAAGVKLVISARLDPGTGILHLQQTLSLPEGMSCSWLAAPAVPAPTGMGRIIDHSGRWCGEFQRQETQFRTGAHSRESREGRTGHAHFPGVTLASTATGENAGACLAATLAWSGGHRMLAEELPDGRRQVQFGVLDDALACGEIISPELMLAWSGDGLNEVSRSFHRHLRAIQAPVNARRGREPHPVHYNCWEAVYFRHYLSELKAIASLAAGLGAERFVLDDGWFRGRNDDTSSLGDWEIDRTKFPDGLTPLIDHVHSEGMRFGLWFEPEMVNRDSDLFRAYPGYMLGPDDQPSGRNQHVLDMANPAVRAHLFGQIDAILSSHAIDYVKWDHNRPLTGGGPEQARGFLTLLGDLVRAHPDVDFESCSSGGGRIDFGVLEFASRVWLSDSNDALERLRMQHEASRWIAPEVQGSHVGPRHCHTSGRVLSMSFRAWVAAQRHMGFEMDPRELTPEEAATLARVTAWWKLNRDFLFSGALYRLESDEVEVFAEMTVDAGADRFILFAGQAGASAQIFQRPLIAAGLDPDAVYEIKLVNPEDVSRRANRRIVNALPDGGTVQLSGAFLMNQGLRLPNAQPASMTVIEGHRIGAGD; this is translated from the coding sequence ATGAGCAGCGCAGACATGCCAGGCTTCGCGGTCACTCAGGTGTACCGGCTAGATGGACGCGACCGCACGGCCGCCTTCGCCAGCTTTGACAACGGCGTGCCGTGCCTTGTGCATTTCGGCGCGGCGCTGCCGGAGCGCGATGACATCGCTTCGCTGGCGATTGCCACCATCCCCAATGTCGGCGCCGGACAGATCGATCCGTTCCAGCCGCTGACGCTGTGCCCGCTGGCGATCACCGGCTGGCAGGGCCATCCCGGCATGATCCTGCAGAACGCCGATGGTCGTGACTACCTGGCCAATCCGAAGCTGGTTTCGACAGAAGCCGACGGCAGCCATGGAGTTCGTTTCACGCTTGCCGATCGCGGCAAGGCCGCCGGTGTGAAGCTTGTGATCTCGGCCCGGCTCGATCCTGGGACCGGCATTCTGCATCTGCAACAGACGCTGAGCCTGCCGGAAGGGATGAGCTGCAGCTGGCTGGCGGCCCCTGCAGTCCCCGCCCCCACCGGCATGGGGCGCATCATCGATCATTCCGGACGCTGGTGCGGCGAGTTCCAGCGTCAGGAAACCCAATTCCGCACCGGAGCGCATAGCCGTGAAAGCCGCGAGGGCCGTACCGGCCACGCGCATTTTCCCGGCGTCACTCTGGCCTCTACCGCTACCGGCGAAAATGCGGGGGCCTGCCTTGCGGCAACGCTAGCCTGGAGCGGTGGCCACAGGATGCTGGCCGAGGAACTGCCCGACGGGCGCAGACAGGTGCAGTTCGGTGTGCTCGACGATGCTCTGGCGTGCGGCGAAATCATCTCGCCTGAACTGATGCTGGCCTGGTCAGGTGACGGTCTGAACGAGGTCTCCCGGTCATTCCACCGGCATCTGCGCGCCATCCAGGCTCCGGTCAATGCGCGGCGCGGACGTGAACCGCATCCAGTGCATTACAATTGCTGGGAGGCTGTCTATTTCCGCCATTACCTCAGCGAACTCAAAGCCATCGCCTCGCTGGCTGCTGGTCTCGGCGCCGAACGTTTCGTGCTCGATGACGGCTGGTTCCGGGGCCGCAACGACGACACCTCTAGCCTGGGCGACTGGGAGATTGACCGAACAAAATTCCCCGACGGGCTTACCCCGCTGATCGATCATGTTCACAGTGAAGGCATGCGCTTCGGTCTGTGGTTCGAACCCGAAATGGTCAATCGTGACAGCGATCTGTTCCGCGCCTATCCTGGCTACATGCTCGGCCCCGACGACCAGCCCAGCGGCCGCAACCAGCATGTGCTCGACATGGCCAATCCGGCCGTGCGGGCGCATCTGTTTGGCCAGATCGATGCGATCCTGTCGTCGCACGCCATCGACTATGTCAAATGGGACCACAATCGGCCACTGACCGGTGGCGGACCGGAGCAGGCGCGCGGATTCCTCACATTGCTTGGCGATCTGGTCCGCGCCCACCCGGATGTCGATTTCGAAAGCTGCTCCTCTGGCGGTGGTCGCATCGATTTCGGCGTGCTGGAGTTCGCCAGCCGGGTCTGGCTGTCGGATTCCAACGACGCGCTGGAACGGCTTCGCATGCAGCATGAGGCGAGCCGCTGGATTGCACCGGAGGTACAAGGTTCGCATGTCGGCCCGCGCCATTGCCATACTTCAGGTCGGGTGCTGTCGATGTCGTTTAGGGCCTGGGTGGCGGCGCAACGCCACATGGGCTTCGAGATGGACCCGCGCGAATTGACGCCCGAGGAGGCGGCGACCCTCGCGCGCGTCACCGCATGGTGGAAGCTGAACCGCGACTTTCTGTTTTCGGGAGCCCTGTACCGGCTTGAAAGCGACGAGGTGGAAGTGTTCGCGGAGATGACGGTGGACGCTGGCGCGGACCGGTTCATCCTGTTTGCAGGACAGGCGGGAGCATCGGCGCAGATATTCCAGCGGCCATTGATTGCTGCAGGGCTTGACCCGGACGCGGTCTACGAGATCAAACTGGTCAATCCCGAGGATGTGAGCCGCCGCGCCAACCGTCGCATTGTCAACGCTCTACCGGATGGTGGAACAGTGCAGCTGTCTGGCGCATTCCTGATGAACCAGGGGCTCCGCTTGCCAAATGCACAACCAGCCTCGATGACCGTGATTGAAGGCCACCGGATTGGCGCAGGAGATTGA